A stretch of the Polyangiaceae bacterium genome encodes the following:
- a CDS encoding acetyl-CoA carboxylase biotin carboxylase subunit has translation MFKKVLIANRGEIAVRIARTLKEMGIVPVAVYSEVDKDALHVRVAGEAWEIGPAPAAESYLCIDKLMDVAKRAGCDALIPGYGFLSENPALPEACEDTGIVFIGPPASAMRDLGSKTAAREKMSAAGVPIVPGGPADTLEEARQSAARIGYPVMLKATAGGGGKGMRLVANEAELASALERAKSEAKKAFGNDVVYMEKAIVRPRHVEIQVLGDRHGNVVHLFERDCSIQRRHQKVVEETPSPALDDATAREMGEVAVRGAKAVGYYSAGTFEFLLAEDRSFYFLEVNTRLQVEHPITELCTGTDLVREMVRIAAGEKLGYDQEAVVRRGAAIECRVYAEDPSIGFLPSPGTISELRVPAGPGVRDDSGAYEGCTISSSYDPLISKLCVWAPNREQALGRMRRALAEYVVAGIRTNLPFHERLFEQPEFIAGRYDTGYIDRNKTALLGGTLIPPSDKQLYAAAVALAAFREKRPPNLLGHVNGAGGAKSSLSPWVAAQRSRLGRR, from the coding sequence ATGTTCAAGAAAGTGCTGATCGCGAACCGCGGAGAGATCGCCGTTCGCATCGCCCGCACGCTGAAGGAGATGGGCATCGTGCCCGTGGCCGTCTACTCCGAGGTGGACAAGGACGCGTTGCACGTGCGGGTCGCGGGAGAGGCCTGGGAGATCGGGCCGGCTCCCGCCGCCGAGAGCTACCTGTGCATCGACAAGCTGATGGACGTCGCCAAGCGGGCGGGCTGCGACGCGCTCATCCCCGGCTACGGCTTCCTCAGCGAGAACCCGGCGCTGCCCGAGGCGTGCGAGGACACCGGCATCGTGTTCATCGGTCCGCCGGCGAGCGCCATGCGCGACCTGGGCTCGAAGACCGCGGCGCGCGAGAAGATGAGCGCCGCCGGCGTCCCCATCGTCCCGGGTGGTCCCGCCGACACGCTGGAGGAAGCCAGGCAGAGCGCAGCTCGCATCGGCTACCCGGTGATGCTCAAGGCCACCGCCGGCGGCGGAGGCAAGGGCATGCGCCTGGTGGCGAACGAAGCGGAGCTCGCCTCGGCGCTCGAGCGCGCCAAGAGCGAGGCCAAGAAGGCCTTCGGCAACGACGTGGTCTACATGGAGAAGGCCATCGTGCGGCCGCGCCACGTCGAGATCCAGGTGCTCGGGGACCGGCACGGCAACGTCGTCCACCTATTCGAGCGCGACTGCTCGATCCAACGCCGCCACCAGAAGGTGGTCGAAGAGACGCCGAGCCCGGCCCTGGACGACGCGACGGCCCGCGAGATGGGCGAGGTAGCGGTCAGAGGCGCGAAGGCGGTCGGCTACTACTCCGCCGGCACGTTCGAGTTCCTGCTGGCGGAGGACCGCTCGTTCTACTTCCTGGAGGTGAACACGCGCCTGCAGGTGGAGCACCCGATCACCGAGCTCTGTACCGGCACGGATCTGGTACGGGAGATGGTGCGCATCGCCGCCGGGGAGAAGCTCGGCTACGACCAAGAGGCGGTGGTGCGGCGCGGCGCCGCCATCGAGTGCCGCGTGTACGCGGAGGACCCGAGCATCGGGTTTCTGCCGAGCCCCGGTACGATCAGCGAGCTGCGCGTGCCGGCTGGTCCGGGCGTGCGCGACGACAGCGGCGCGTACGAGGGCTGCACCATCAGCTCCAGCTACGATCCGCTGATCTCGAAGCTCTGCGTCTGGGCGCCGAACCGCGAGCAAGCCCTTGGGCGCATGCGCCGCGCGCTCGCCGAGTACGTGGTCGCCGGCATCCGCACCAACCTGCCCTTTCACGAGCGCCTGTTCGAGCAGCCGGAGTTCATCGCCGGGCGTTACGACACCGGCTACATCGATCGCAACAAGACGGCCCTGCTCGGCGGCACGCTCATCCCCCCGAGCGACAAGCAGCTGTACGCCGCTGCGGTCGCCCTGGCGGCTTTCCGAGAGAAGCGTCCGCCGAACCTGCTCGGTCACGTCA